From one Triticum aestivum cultivar Chinese Spring chromosome 4B, IWGSC CS RefSeq v2.1, whole genome shotgun sequence genomic stretch:
- the LOC123093328 gene encoding polyadenylate-binding protein RBP47B' isoform X2, translating to MGNHRDRPGPRTPDQTPHHRPLAAAPPTQAKPHRPPSQGAATPMMMAGPYHQPTTLEEVRTLWIGDLQYWADENYLYGCFAHTGEVQSVKLIRNKLSGLPEGYGFIEFISHEAAEKVLQAYNGAQMPGTEHTFRLNWASFSSGEKRPDAGPDHSIFVGDLAPDVTDYLLQETFRVNYSSVRGAKVVTDPNTGRSKGYGFVKFADENEKTRAMSEMNGVYCSTRPMRISAAIPKKSSGSQLQYGAAKAMYPATAYAIPQAQTVLPDSDPTNTTIFIGNLDPNVTEEELRQICVQFGELIYVKIPVGKGCGFVQYASRASAEEAVQRLHGTVIGQQVVRLSWGRSPANKQDQSAAWGQQTDPNQWSAYYSYGYDPYGYPQDPSYAYGAYAGYAQYPQQVEGATDMASAAGGHAPGMEQNEAERFIHGGSW from the exons ATGGGGAACCACCGAGACAGGCCAGGACCCCGTACCCCCGACCAGACACCACACCACCGCCCTCTCGCCGCCGCGCCTCCGACCCAAGCCAAGCCACACCGCCCGCCGTCGCAGGGGGCGGCCACTCCGATGATGATGGCGGGGCCGTACCACCAGCCGACCACCCTGGAGGAGGTCCGCACGCTCTGGATCGGCGACCTCCAGTACTGGGCCGACGAGAACTACCTCTACGGCTGCTTCGCGCACACCGGCGAG GTACAATCCGTAAAATTAATACGCAACAAATTATCTGGTCTCCCAGAAGGCTATGGATTCATTGAATTCATTTCACACGAAGCTGCTGAGAAAGTTCTACAGGCTTATAATGGCGCACAAATGCCTGGAACTGAGCATACATTCAGATTGAACTGGGCATCGTTCAGCTCTGGTGAGAAGCGTCCGGATGCAGGACCTGACCATTCAATTTTTGTAGGAGACTTGGCACCTGATGTCACAGATTACTTACTACAAGAGACTTTCCGAGTGAACTATTCATCTGTTAGGGGGGCCAAGGTTGTCACAGATCCAAATACTGGGAGATCTAAAGGATATGGATTTGTAAAGTTTGCAGATGAAAATGAGAAGACCCGTGCAATGTCAGAAATGAATGGTGTGTATTGCTCAACAAGACCTATGCGGATAAGTGCTGCAATTCCTAAGAAATCATCTGGATCTCAGCTTCAGTATGGAGCTGCTAAAG CCATGTACCCCGCAACAGCTTATGCAATTCCGCAGGCCCAAACAGTTCTACCAGATAGTGATCCTACAAACACTACG ATATTTATTGGTAACTTGGACCCAAACGTGACGGAAGAGGAGCTGAGGCAGATTTGCGTGCAGTTTGGGGAGCTTATATATGTAAAAATTCCAGTTGGTAAAGGATGTGGATTTGTACAATATGCATCTAG GGCATCAGCTGAAGAGGCTGTGCAGCGTCTTCATGGCACAGTGATTGGTCAACAGGTGGTTAGACTTTCATGGGGCAGAAGTCCTGCCAATAAGCAG GATCAATCAGCAGCCTGGGGTCAGCAGACAGATCCTAATCAATGGAGTGCTTATTATAGCTATGGATATGATCCATATGGGTATCCTCAGGACCCATCATATGCATATGGTGCTTATGCAGGATATGCCCAGTATCCCCAACAG GTTGAGGGAGCAACCGATATGGCATCAGCAGCTGGTGGCCATGCCCCAGGCATGGAACAAAATGAG GCTGAACGCTTCATACATGGCGGTTCATGGTAG
- the LOC123093328 gene encoding polyadenylate-binding protein RBP47B' isoform X1, whose translation MGNHRDRPGPRTPDQTPHHRPLAAAPPTQAKPHRPPSQGAATPMMMAGPYHQPTTLEEVRTLWIGDLQYWADENYLYGCFAHTGEVQSVKLIRNKLSGLPEGYGFIEFISHEAAEKVLQAYNGAQMPGTEHTFRLNWASFSSGEKRPDAGPDHSIFVGDLAPDVTDYLLQETFRVNYSSVRGAKVVTDPNTGRSKGYGFVKFADENEKTRAMSEMNGVYCSTRPMRISAAIPKKSSGSQLQYGAAKAMYPATAYAIPQAQTVLPDSDPTNTTIFIGNLDPNVTEEELRQICVQFGELIYVKIPVGKGCGFVQYASRASAEEAVQRLHGTVIGQQVVRLSWGRSPANKQDQSAAWGQQTDPNQWSAYYSYGYDPYGYPQDPSYAYGAYAGYAQYPQQVEGATDMASAAGGHAPGMEQNEVCDPMSLPDVEKLNASYMAVHGSAMLGRHLWLKTSPLSQSA comes from the exons ATGGGGAACCACCGAGACAGGCCAGGACCCCGTACCCCCGACCAGACACCACACCACCGCCCTCTCGCCGCCGCGCCTCCGACCCAAGCCAAGCCACACCGCCCGCCGTCGCAGGGGGCGGCCACTCCGATGATGATGGCGGGGCCGTACCACCAGCCGACCACCCTGGAGGAGGTCCGCACGCTCTGGATCGGCGACCTCCAGTACTGGGCCGACGAGAACTACCTCTACGGCTGCTTCGCGCACACCGGCGAG GTACAATCCGTAAAATTAATACGCAACAAATTATCTGGTCTCCCAGAAGGCTATGGATTCATTGAATTCATTTCACACGAAGCTGCTGAGAAAGTTCTACAGGCTTATAATGGCGCACAAATGCCTGGAACTGAGCATACATTCAGATTGAACTGGGCATCGTTCAGCTCTGGTGAGAAGCGTCCGGATGCAGGACCTGACCATTCAATTTTTGTAGGAGACTTGGCACCTGATGTCACAGATTACTTACTACAAGAGACTTTCCGAGTGAACTATTCATCTGTTAGGGGGGCCAAGGTTGTCACAGATCCAAATACTGGGAGATCTAAAGGATATGGATTTGTAAAGTTTGCAGATGAAAATGAGAAGACCCGTGCAATGTCAGAAATGAATGGTGTGTATTGCTCAACAAGACCTATGCGGATAAGTGCTGCAATTCCTAAGAAATCATCTGGATCTCAGCTTCAGTATGGAGCTGCTAAAG CCATGTACCCCGCAACAGCTTATGCAATTCCGCAGGCCCAAACAGTTCTACCAGATAGTGATCCTACAAACACTACG ATATTTATTGGTAACTTGGACCCAAACGTGACGGAAGAGGAGCTGAGGCAGATTTGCGTGCAGTTTGGGGAGCTTATATATGTAAAAATTCCAGTTGGTAAAGGATGTGGATTTGTACAATATGCATCTAG GGCATCAGCTGAAGAGGCTGTGCAGCGTCTTCATGGCACAGTGATTGGTCAACAGGTGGTTAGACTTTCATGGGGCAGAAGTCCTGCCAATAAGCAG GATCAATCAGCAGCCTGGGGTCAGCAGACAGATCCTAATCAATGGAGTGCTTATTATAGCTATGGATATGATCCATATGGGTATCCTCAGGACCCATCATATGCATATGGTGCTTATGCAGGATATGCCCAGTATCCCCAACAG GTTGAGGGAGCAACCGATATGGCATCAGCAGCTGGTGGCCATGCCCCAGGCATGGAACAAAATGAGGTGTGTGATCCAATGAGCTTACCTGACGTCGAGAA GCTGAACGCTTCATACATGGCGGTTCATGGTAGCGCGATGCTAGGACGCCACCTGTGGCTGAAGACCTCACCATTGTCTCAGTCGGCTTGA